The DNA segment AACGCGGTAACCTCCACCTGGAGCAATCCCAAATAGGCAGGCGATGAAGCGGCCCGCTGAGTCTGCGGGTAGGGAGCTGGAGCCGGCTGGTAACAGTCGGCCTAGAGGAATGGTTGTCACGCGCCGCTGGCCGCAAGGCGGGCGGTGCGCACAGAATCCGGCTTATCGGCCTGCTTTGCTTCAGTCTTCGGCATGACCCGGCGCCTTCGCGGTCCGGGCCGGCCAACTTCCATCAGCCTTCGACGATTTCCATCGTGTGCGTGATCTCGGCCGTCTTGGCCAGCATGATCGACGCCGAGCAGTACTTTTCGTGCGACAGCTTAATCGCGCGCTCGACCGTGGCGGGGTTGAGATTCTTGCCGGTCACCACAAAATGGAAGTTGATGCGGGTGAAGACCTTGGGGTCTTCGCCGGCGCGATCGGCCTGCAGCTGGACGCTGCAGCCGCGCACGTCCTGGCGGCCGCGTTTCAGGATCAGCACCACGTCATAGGCGGTGCAGCCGCCGGTGCCGACCAGGACCATTTCCATCGGGCGGGGCGCAAGGTTATGGCCGCCGCCCTCGGGCGCGCCGTCCATCGCAACGATATGGCCGCTGCCGGTCTGGGCCACGAAGCTCATGCCGTCGGCGCCCATCCATGTTACTTTGCATTCCATTCTGTTCGTTCCTGTCGTTTGTGTTGTGAGATTGCGATCACTATCGCGTGATCTCGAATCTTGCAATTCTCAGTATATGGCATCGTCAAGTTCACGCCCGTGATGCCGATATCCCTGGGAAAGCTGAGGGTTTCCTCTAGTGTGACGGTTCTGTGACAACGGTTTTATGTGTATAAACCATTGTTTTAAAAGGAAAATATGGCGCAGAATGGAAGGGGCGTGTCATCCCGCCATATGAAATCGCATTTCGTACTACAAATTTCCCTTGCATCCGGGAAAACCCCATGTATAATTCCAATCATTGAACGACGGCGCTGACAGCGCGCCAGAGTGCGAAAGCGAAGCCTTCCGGATACGCCACCCGCACCGCCCGCAGTTTCCCCGTCGATCTCCAAGTGTCTCCTCCACCCTCCTCCTTTGGTGGATTCAAACCCAAGCTAAACCAGCTTGGGTTTTTTTTCGCCCCTGCGCGGAAGCGGTTCCGGTGGCCAGAGTGGCGTACGCTGCCCGGGCAGGCGATTTGTAGCAACGATCTTGACGAAAACCTCAGTCTTTGCTTGTGCCAGTCCGATAGCCGCCATTATAATCGTGGGCTTTTCCGTCATGCCCGCGGGAAAGAGAAGCAGTATCCGGCCAGTCCCAGACGGGCCACAAGACTTGCAGGGGCGAGTACAAGCCTTCGCGAGTCGGATTTCGGGCACGAACTAATAGTCAGGAAAAATCATGAAGACCTTTTCCGCCAAGCCTCATGAGGTAAAGCGCGACTGGTACGTGATTGACGCGACGGACAAAGTCCTCGGCCGTGTCGCCAGCGAAGTGGCACGCCGTCTGCGCGGCAAGCACAAGCCGGAATTCACTCCGCACGTCGACACGGGTGATTACATCATCATCGTCAATGCAGCCAAGCTGCGTGTCACGGGTACCAAGGAAACGGACAAGAAGTACTATCGCCATTCGGGCTACCCGGGCGGTATCTACGAAACGACGTTTGGCAAGATGCAGCAGCGTTTCCCGGGCCGTGCCCTGGAAAAGGCTGTGAAGGGCATGCTGCCGAAGGGTCCGCTGGGCTACGCGATGATCAAGAAGCTGAAGGTTTACGCCGAAGCCGAGCATCCGCACGAAGCGCAGCAGCCGAAGGCGCTGGAAATCTAAGGAGGCCAATCCATGATCGGTAACTGGAATTACGGTACTGGCCGCCGCAAGAGCGCTGTGGCTCGTGTCTTCATCAAGTCGGGCAAGGGCGAGATCGTCGTCAACGGCAAGCCCATCAAAGAGTATTTCGCTCGCGAAACCTCGCTGATGATCGTGCGCCAGCCCCTGGAACTGACCGCCCACGGGGAAACGTTCGACATCAAGGTCAACGTGACCGGCGGTGGCGAAACCGGCCAGGCCGGCGCAGTGCGCCACGGCATCACCCGTGCCCTGATCGACTATGATGCGACCCTGAAGTCGGCTCTGTCGAAGGCTGGCTACGTCACGCGCGATGCACGTGAAGTCGAGCGTAAGAAGGTCGGCTTCCACAAGGCGCGTCGTCGCAAGCAGTTCTCGAAGCGCTGATGCGTTTTCGCGGTACCGGTTCTGCCGGATACTGCGAAATCCAAAAAAACCGCACGCTTGCCGTGCGGTTTTTTTTTGCCACGACGCTACGGTTTCAGCGGAGGCTGCCGAAATAGCGGATGGGCCACCAGACTTTTGTGGGGTATGCGCTGCACGCGGCTACAATCACGCCCTGTCGCCATCGGCAAGCCGTCTGCCACGGCGACGCGCTCCGGGCCCGGCGGCCCGGTACGAACGAGAGAGGAGTGAGAGCGATGCTGTTTTCGAAGAAGAAGGGCCTTTCGATCGATACGCTGATCGGCGCGGACACCGCCATCGACGGCAACCTGGTGTTTGCCGGCGGCCTGCGCCTGGATGGGCGCGTGCGCGGCAATGTCACCGCGGCGCCCGGCAAGCCGAGCATGCTGGTGGTCAGCGAGAAGGGCATGGTCGAAGGCGAGATCAGCGTTGGCCACCTGGTGCTCAACGGCACGGTGAAGGGCCCGGTGCATGCGACCGACCTGCTGGAACTGCAACCGCAGGCGCGCGTGCTGGGTGATGTGCGCTATGCAGCGCTGGAGATGCACCAGGGCGCGCTGGTCGAAGGGCGGCTGGTCCCGCTGTCGCAGGGCGCGGTCGGCGAAATCAAGGCGTTGCCCAACGTGGTCGATGCCGGACCGGTCACTGAAGTGACGGAAACGCCGGCCGGGGACGATGCGGCGGCCGAGGAAACTCCGGTGGACGCCGCCAGTCCCACGGAAAAGGCCGCCTGAGCGGCCTGCCGCACGCTCGAAACCCTTGAAAACAAAGGGCTTCGGCACGATCTTCCAGTAACGCTTAGAATACAGGCGTATCGTGCGACACGCACTATCGTGTCCGGGCAGCTCCAACGTAAGGAGCATCGACCTTGTTGGGACACGGAAAGGCTTCTGCCAGACCGTCTAATCCCAACCAATTTCTTGCTTAGACGAACCCAGCCGAACAGCCAGGGGGAGTCCGATGTGCTGCGGGAGCCGGAGTATTGGCTACCCGCGGTTTGCTTTCTGCTGGATGAATTTCCAGCCATTGCCCAAGGGCGGGGACGCTCGCCTTTGGGCGAGTTTCTTTGTAAACGCCTCCTCTACGGAGGGTGCGGGCGGTTGCGCAACGTTAGTTTGGTTGCGAAGTCGTTACACGGCATTCAAACCGACCCAGTCGGGTCGGCGC comes from the Cupriavidus sp. P-10 genome and includes:
- a CDS encoding OsmC family protein, with translation MECKVTWMGADGMSFVAQTGSGHIVAMDGAPEGGGHNLAPRPMEMVLVGTGGCTAYDVVLILKRGRQDVRGCSVQLQADRAGEDPKVFTRINFHFVVTGKNLNPATVERAIKLSHEKYCSASIMLAKTAEITHTMEIVEG
- the rplM gene encoding 50S ribosomal protein L13 is translated as MKTFSAKPHEVKRDWYVIDATDKVLGRVASEVARRLRGKHKPEFTPHVDTGDYIIIVNAAKLRVTGTKETDKKYYRHSGYPGGIYETTFGKMQQRFPGRALEKAVKGMLPKGPLGYAMIKKLKVYAEAEHPHEAQQPKALEI
- the rpsI gene encoding 30S ribosomal protein S9, whose protein sequence is MIGNWNYGTGRRKSAVARVFIKSGKGEIVVNGKPIKEYFARETSLMIVRQPLELTAHGETFDIKVNVTGGGETGQAGAVRHGITRALIDYDATLKSALSKAGYVTRDAREVERKKVGFHKARRRKQFSKR
- a CDS encoding bactofilin family protein, producing MLFSKKKGLSIDTLIGADTAIDGNLVFAGGLRLDGRVRGNVTAAPGKPSMLVVSEKGMVEGEISVGHLVLNGTVKGPVHATDLLELQPQARVLGDVRYAALEMHQGALVEGRLVPLSQGAVGEIKALPNVVDAGPVTEVTETPAGDDAAAEETPVDAASPTEKAA